From Oncorhynchus mykiss isolate Arlee chromosome 6, USDA_OmykA_1.1, whole genome shotgun sequence, the proteins below share one genomic window:
- the LOC110525670 gene encoding phytanoyl-CoA hydroxylase-interacting protein — METALSTPNNIQICEVTCDSFRIAWDMTPEDTARATHFFIDLSRKEGRDPNRFKHRDVPTKLVAKAVPLPMAVRGHWFLSPRTEYCVAVQTAVRQADGEYLVSDWSQVVEFCTGDYAMDHLKQLLGKAQGSAGRLLRFSVFYRNQHPDYFHYVRTECGGLMRPALKDNSGSHGSPINSKLQGVFLSCNTEFDTGLPPNDSPYGPLRFQIPAGNLLNPNTNLYFADFYCMYTAYHYVVLVLAPSGSEGDNFCRSSLPLLDLTANPFLTYIPPQRQGEDPLFCHASDVILEVLYTEPLYLEQGSVLEISGHHQMSQTTANAKKDPSCKVCNISVGR; from the exons ATGGAGACAGCCCTTTCCACCCCCAATAATATCCAGATATGTGAGGTGACCTGCGATTCCTTCCGCATCGCCTGGGACATGACCCCTGAGGATACTGCCAGGGCCACACACTTCTTCATAGACCTGAGCCGCAAAGAGGGCAGGGATCCCAACCGCTTCAAACACAGG GATGTGCCCACCAAACTGGTGGCCAAGGCAGTGCCTTTACCCATGGCAGTGAGAGGTCATTGGTTCCTGAGCCCACGGACAGAGTACTGTGTTGCTGTGCAGACTGCAGTGAGACAGGCAGACGGAGAGTACCTGGTGTCTGACTGGAGCCAGGTGGTCGAGTTCTGCACAGGGG ATTATGCCATGGACCACCTCAAACAGCTCCTTGGTAAAGCACAGGGTTCTGCTGGAAGATTGCTGCGGTTCTCTGTGTTCTATCGCAACCAGCACCCTGACTACTTCCACTATGTCAG AACTGAGTGCGGGGGGTTGATGCGCCCAGCCCTGAAAGACAATAGTGGAAGTCATGGCTCCCCTATCAACAGCAAACTGCAGGGAGTCTTCCTCAGCTGCAACACTGAGTTTGACACAGGTCTTCCTCCAAACGACTCCCCCTACGGCCCCCTGCGTTTCCAGATCCCGGCCGGGAACCTGCTGAATCCCAACACCAATCTTTACTTTGCTGACTTCTACTGTATGTACACAGCCTACCACTATGTGGTGTTGGTACTGGCCCCTTCTGGCTCAGAGGGGGATAACTTCTGCCGTAGTAGTCTCCCACTGCTGGACCTGACTGCCAACCCCTTCCTGACATACATCCCCCCCCAGAGGCAGGGAGAAGACCCCCTGTTCTGCCACGCCAGTGATGTCATCCTGGAGGTGCTCTACACAGAGCCGCTGTATCTGGAGCAGGGCAGTGTGCTGGAGATTAGTGGCCACCACCAGATGAGCCAGACCACGGCCAACGCCAAGAAGGACCCCAGCTGCAAGGTGTGCAACATCAGTGTGGGCCGCTGA
- the LOC110525671 gene encoding DNA replication complex GINS protein SLD5: protein MSDTLSDDASGGDDGQEDVMTPAELIGKLEEAWLNERFSPELLENKSEMGECVMEQLTHMEANLQRVRRGDVKASVHRMEIDRIRFVLSSYLRSRLQKIEKFFPHVLEKEKSRVEGDPSFLSPEEFAFAKEYLANTETYLKAVALKHMPPNLQTVDMLKAVPEPCLDSFVFLRVRERQENILVEPETDDQREYVVDLDVDSQHLMRYRSIAPLVSSGAVQLI from the exons ATGTCGGATACGTTGTCTGATGATGCCAGCGGAGGAGATGATGGCCAAGAAGATGTGATGACTCCAGCGGAGCTGATTGGGAAATTGGaagag GCCTGGCTGAATGAGAGGTTCTCTCCTGAGCTTCTGGAGAACAAGTCAGAGATGGGAGAGTGTGTGATGGAGCAGCTGACTCACATG GAGGCCAACCTGCAGCGGGTTAGGAGGGGTGATGTGAAGGCAAGTGTCCACCGCATGGAGATTGACAGGATCCGCTTTGTCCTCAGCAGCTACCTCCGCTCTCGCCTCCAAAAG ATTGAGAAGTTTTTCCCACATGTGTTGGAGAAAGAGAAGTCTCGAGTGGAGGGAGATCCTTCGTTCCTGTCTCCAGAGGAGTTTGCTTTTGCCAAAGA ATATCTGGCCAACACAGAGACCTATCTGAAGGCTGTAGCTCTGAAACACATGCCCCCCAATCTACAGACAGTGGATATGCTGAAAGCAG TACCAGAGCCTTGTCTGGACTCCTTTGTGTTCCTacgtgtgagggagagacaggaaaaCATCTTGGTGGAACCTGAGACAGATGATCAGAG AGAGTATGTTGTGGATCTTGATGTGGATTCTCAGCATCTGATGCGGTATCGCTCTATAGCACCCCTGGTTTCAAGTGGAGCAGTACAGCTAATTTAA